The segment TTAACTAATGAGGCCCCGCTGGGTAAAATAGAAATAACCACAAGCTGTTGTATTTGGATGAAATGCTCATCTACCCCAAAAACTGAAATCCAGGTTTTAAGACAGTCTAGTAAATTTGGGATGGATTACAGAAATTCTTGGGGAACCTACCTCAACTCAAATTTACCAGTTCACTTCAAGTTTAGGTTTGTCGCTCTATCTACAAAAATTATGGgtaaaatttgatttaattcttACAAGACAAgggcacagaaaaaaaattaaacgaAAGGTCAGACAAACTGTAACATTATAGCATGAAAAGAAGGGAAGCAGAATTACTATGCCATCTCTTGCCAGACAGTAGGACATCAAATAGTCTGGGAGAAGggtggaaaaagtatttttttttttttttatcattattattattattattattattattattattttatttttattttttctaactTTTGTAAAGGGCTAGGATCTGATCCAAAACACTTTTATTGAAGTGCCCACAGAACAATGACTCATTTGGGTGtacatgtttgtcttttttactgCACAAAAAGCAGATAGCATTATGAAcctttcaaaatcaaaaattatccatccatcatccatccatccagccattTTCATTGGCTTATCCGAGGCTGGGTCgcggggcagcaggccaagcaaatcaccccagacgtccctctccccagcaacactttcctgggggaccccaaggtggtcccaggccagatgagatatgtaatccctccagtgtgtccagtgggatgtgcccagaacacctctaacaggaggtgcccaggaggcatcctgatcagatgcccgaaccacctcaactgaccccttttgacgcgaaggagcagcggctctactccgagctccctctggatgtcttaGCTCCTCACCCAATCTCTAAGGCTGatcccagccaccccacagaggaaactcattttggctccttgtatccgcgatctcattctttcagtcactacccagagttcatgaccataggtgagggttgggacatggATAGTGGAAATTTaaagctttgctttccggcTCAACTCCCTCTTCGCCATGACGGTCCAGCGCAGTGCCCCCATTACTGCAGAAGCAGCACCaaaccgccaatccatctcactctccattctaccctcactcatgaacaagaccctgagacaCTTGAACTCCTTAGCTTGAGACAGTGACTGTCTCCCAACCAAGAGGGGGCGATCCACCactttctggcagagaaccatggcctcatatttggaggtgctgactctcatcctgaccgcttcacactcagctgcaaaccgccccagtgcatgctagaggtcacagtgtgatgaagccaacaaaaatcatttatataaagttaaaaaacaacaactggccagctcactcagtgtgaaagtccagttttgaCTAGAGTCATCATCTTCAGGggaccctgatgaagactctctcGTCGTATTGGTTTATCTATGTATCAATACAGGATTTTTACCTACAATCAGAGTGTCTTGGATGTATTTTTGGACCGCCTGTAccatggacttttacactgagaAAAGCTTTACAATTACCTGCACAGTGCcttaacccagtgcagcactccctGTTTTTTCCTTATCAAAAATGTTATGATGGATTTTAAATCAATGTTAACTCAAGCTTACAGAATGCACATGTTATATGATTAGCCCAGTTGGTTATACCTGTGGTTAAAGTGATTACCGCAGGTCAGGTGATCTTCAGTGTGTCCTTCTTCTGGGCATTTTATtaatactttttatattttattgtaataaatGATATCATGGCTCAAAAGTACTATGTTTCACTCTGTTTCACACCTGTCAGCCCGTAACACATCATAAGACATTATATATGACTAATTATGCAAAGTTGAACCAGGGATTTGGCAGCCCCAACTAATGAAGAAGTCTTTCTTGTTACTCACTAAGCCAGTGATAGGTACAGATCAGCCATGAGGGCCCCGCTGTATCGACCGCCTGTctgtcacttcctcctctgtctccatgTACACAGAACACATGGCAGAACATTAACCACTGTGTCTTCATCAGTGTGTCtgtctatacacacacacggctATGTAAACCCACATTaatgtgtgtgcgcgtgtgtttgCATGAAGTCACaagcgtgtgcatgtgtgtttgtacgtgtgtgttATCCTGCCATATTACAGCTGGCTGCTATAAAAGTGAGGCGGTGAGGGTGGGGCAGGTTATAAAGTCTCAAATATAGCATCAACCACATTTGACACAGGACAGGTGAGGAGACAGGGTCATTCAGTGGATCCAGCACAGTGGACCGAACTTTAGAGGAGACAACCAAGCTTAGAGGTGTAAGGAGAAACTGTTGTTGGAAAGGTACAGCTGGAGATAAATTTAGGCCAAATACTCAGCCAGAAAAGCCAACAGGTGGAGTGTTATAATTCTTCTGAACAACTTGGAGTGGACCAAGACTGGACCAGATTTAAATCTTCAGTTTTAAAGCAAAGACATCCGCGTTTTGTCAGTTTGAGCTAATTCAGTTGAGAGATCAACCTGAGGGGAGATTTGAGATACCTGTAGGAGTTGTTACTTGTAGCGGAGGTTGAAGCATCAGTGTCAGAATGTGTTCAGGCGGCTTTGCCAAATGTCTGGGGATCAGCCTGATGCCTCTGTcgattgtgtgtgtgctgtgtaaCATCCTGCTCTTCTTCCCGGGGGGAAAGTCTGTGGTGAGCGAACACATCACGCAGGAAGTCTGGTACTTTGGAGGCATTCTGGGATCTGGAGTGCTGGTGAGTACAATAAAGATGCACTCTGTGTGATATAACCTGTTTTTATCATTGCCGAAGATAATTTTGTTGGATTCTGCTGATGTTTTCCTGTATAGTTTTTCGAATTTCATATGTAACTTGCGTCTGGCAATTTGTCATGATGGCATTACAGTTAattataaataatacaaaaataatacaatgaAAAAATTGAATATGGCTGCAAgtaacacctttttttttttactgtagatgaatatgccaattattttcttgattaatctaTTAATTGTTTACTctataaatgtcagaaaatagaaaaaaagccCATTGTAATATACCAGATCCAAAGGTGATGTCTTAATATAGCTTGTTTTGTCCAGAAGCCGTCCAGAACTTCAGTTTTCTATCACatataacaaagaaaaaagcaaatccttgcatttcagaATCTAGAATTGAGGAATCTTCAGCATTTttgcctgaaaaaaaaagaagaaaccagTTAACTGATCAGGTAGTCAATTATTGTTTCACCTTTATACAGCTGCGCTTCATCTGAAAGAGATACTTCCAAAGATCTCATGCCTACAGCGAGTTCACATTAGAGATACTGGAAATTATAATAGCATTACATTATaatagaaaaatgttttaaagaatCATGAATCAGTTTAAAGCCTCTTTGTGTAAATAGTATATGTGGTTgtattatttttcaaaatattctgACAGTATATTTGTAGAGAAAATATTCAGTCCTGGTGGAAATTAGTGCAGCACTAATAAATGGAAAGGTTAGGAActataaaataattaatatcTTAATGATTATGGTGGAACATTATGCAGTTCAATTTCCTCCTGCATACAGCGGGGGAACAAATAATTCATCATCTGCTTGACTGTTTtatatctctgtgtgtgtgtgtgtgtgtgtgtgtgtgtgtgtgaactcgGGGTGTGTTTGGGCAACAGATGATCTTCCCGGCTCTGGTCTTCCTGGGTCTGAAGAACAATGACTGCTGCGGTTGCTGTGGCAACGAAAGCTGTGGGCGGAGATTTGCGGTGAGGAGATGTTTCACTGTTTAACTTCTCCTCACCATAATGAAATGATTATTCACAGCTGTGCCTTTCAAAAGTTGGGTGAGGATCCACAATAGGCTCACAAGAGAGGAAGATCAGAATGGGTCCTAAAATAATTCTGCAAAAATAGATGATTTAAATTTGGTTGGGGAACAAAAATCAAACGATTAACATGTACTATCTATGAGTAGACCCAATAAAACACTGAGGATTAGGAAGTAATGAAACATCATAAATTATATAAGTTTGCTGAGCAACTAAGTAATTGGGATTGTTAGCAAGCACAGTACCTGGAGCTTAAACTGAGGCatctaaatggaattcagccatcattaatttcattatttacacctgtgtttttcctgctgtgacatgtcaaaatgtccgTAGTAGAAAAAGGTATTTTAAACTgagcctcctgctgctgcaaatgAGGCTCTGTGGCAGTTTTGATGTGGTCGTCACAATCAGACGTGCAAATCATATGGCACCCAAGGACCTACATCCTTTACAAAAGTAATCCATTAACACAGAAGTTCATACATACGCTACAGACAATCAGGCACAGAAAAACACCTGCAGCATGAAGGAGAGCTTCAATTTTCCCAAAGTGTTGCTGAAACAGCTTCAAATGGAGTGAAAGGACGGCCTTGTGTGAACACCTCATGGTTTCAGAGTAGTAGGCTACTCAATATGTGTGACCTAGAATTTTTAAGTCCTTGCAATAAAAtggtgtaaaattaaaaaaaaaaaaaaaaattgatctaaaaaaacaaatctggacAAATATCAGATTATAAAATACAATTTACAACACCAGACCTTTCATTCTGATGTtgcagtttatttatatattttattactgtGAGGTATTTTTATGAATGATCCGTAGCTTTGCATTTGCTCCACATTTATGTCTTTATATTACATAAATTATAGCAGAGCTCAACACAAGAGGATCCCAGTTCATAACAGCAATGAAAATGTCCTCTTTCTtcagaaaacacaacttttATATTCTATTTAATtccttttttagtttttagggGTGAAAATAGGTTAAATTGATTATCCCCCTAAATGTCTtaactaaaactaaataaatagaAGAGAGACAATCGAGCTTTAAGGCTTGAAGGGTATGTTTCTTCCAGTGGCTCTATTTAATGTCACTGTACAATCACTTTGAGCATGTAAAGCAAACACAATGGCATTATGTACACACCTTTCATAATTTACTCAGCaataaatgccaaaaaataaaacccataCACGCAAATTGATGAGATTTTGATCGCTGAACAGTAACAAGAAATTCCTCTGATGGGAGTTTCACATGATTTTATCACACAGAGCTGGTATTGTTCTGGTAGAGACACACATACTGATCAATACTGCAGGAATGTGTCGGTGTATGAGCGTGTGTGGAGTCCAGGAAAGATTCAGCAAACAAAAGTCTGTTAgatcactgcacacacacacacacacacacacacacacacacacaaacacacacacacacacacacacacacaccacttcaGTAGCTCGTGTCAACCGTGCTCTGCTTGTCACCCTCAGCTTGTTCTCTGCACACCGAGAGAATAACTCCATTGTAGTCACAgaagttaaaagcctgattgtTAAAAGTATTGATTCCCAATATGAGTGActgctcctctttctttctgtagATGCTGAGTTCCATACTGTTTGCAGCCGTGGGTGTTGTAGGGGCTGGTTACTCAGTCATAGTTTCTGCTGTGGCCATAAACCACGGCCCTCGGTGCATGTTCAGCTTCAATGAAACCGTCAAGATCTGGGACACTCCCTTCTCAAATGGGTGAGACACACAGTCCTATTAGTATTAAAAGACGTACTTCCCATTCTAAATGATCAGCATAACCACCAGTGTAAAGATGGGCATCtggttttgttcagtgtaaaatTTAAACCACTTTTTTAGTTGCTTGGAAATAAATTAGATTGTGTCATATTTagattttaattttcataattaggactgttttttttttctttaaaaaagtagTTTGATCATTTGGAAAATAAGCTGATCCAACTGAGAGTGGTATTaatcttctcatctcactctcagTACAAAAAGGAACAAGCATTTTTCTAAAGCAGATTTTGAACTATTCCTCTAACAGAATAAGAGGAAAActtttggccaaaaaaatggcacaaaaaaatccaagtccAGGCACTCAAGTGggtttgaaaaatgtaaaaggcCTTTAATTTAGTGGGCTACATTCATTAAAATTACACCAACGCGTATCGGCTTGCGCCTTCTTCAGGGTGCAGTGACACAAAGGCAAACAGAGTAATCATGAGGGGATGATTACTCTGTTTgcctctctgtttgtctttgtgtcacTGCACCCTGAAGAAGGCGCAAGCCGATACGCGTTGGTGTAATTTTCGCGTTGGTGTAATTTTAATGAATGTAGCCCACTAAATTAAAGgccttttacatttttcaaaccCATTTGAGTGCCTggacttggatttttttgtgccatttttttggccaaaagttttcctcttattttggacatttttcccTTCCATGAGCACCGGTGGTTTGAGGGACACCAGCAGCGCTCcagtctcctctctctctcattcctcTAACAGATTGGTTGTGAatataaaaggaaaaagaaagacaatagCATTTTGCTAACTAATATTGTGCAGACTTAAAGGGCCAGTCCCAGGTGGACTGCTCCCAGCTTGAATTCAGTCTTTCCTCCAAGATGCTTACCTGCATGTGATGTCTTACAACACAGCAGAACAGCAACAAAAAGCTCATAAAAACTTGTAAATAGACATTGAGTCAAGATTATTTTTCCAAATGACTGTTCCCAAGATGAAGAATAAACGTTCACACtaaatattttagtgttttcAGCCAAACAAACTTTATTCACAAACTTCATTCCCTTCGGTTGTCTTCAGGGGGAGGCAacagtctgacaaactggttttatttgtaatttatgtTAACTAATCcttcaaaggaatacttcatcccccaaatgatcatttgtatatcagttgcTTGCTCCATTTTACATAGAATTTatggagatttttttctttcatgcatGCCTCcgatgaacgaagaatccaaaaactcaAACCACGTtaccaacagcaaaactatgtcaaaacattggtttacaaactctcacacaactcatgcagtataatccaagtctcatttatccagctgaATACTCAGTATttcacaaacagacagcccttacCAACAGGGAACTAAACTAAAAAGTTATCTACActctcttcagagccagactctactgacaaaaacatttaatcttAGGGATGCGTGATAATATCGGCATGTCATCAgtatcggccgatattggctttaagatgaagggccctatttagatggtctaaagcagACGGCGGacggcgcataatccatgtcgcaaatgtcattgctatttagatgcaggcgcagttgtcattttcacgccctgcgccctcgttgtctaactagcaaatgaacttgcgcttctctgggcgTGTtcgtctaaaaatgaggagtggtcaggcgcagtcatggcgcgttgctagttagatgacgggaaaagcaaatgcgccagtgaccaacaaaaacctggtctaaagtcaacggcgtagtatttcgctgttaaacaagttagtaatatgcgtctctaggcgggtgcacaacgcgcgtgcactctgctcagacacacacggggcagccacacatatgcaaaagataacaaataaaaatatgattacaatgtgaaaggttattattgtgcacattaaaatatttatcagaaacacgtcttaatggtcagtcattaatcagaatgatctaatcgcagtagctaataatgatcatcataatccgggaggtccaagctcgcagtgtccgaatatatgcaactgcgagcagacctccacaggctgatgatgcatagcctgtaaaatgaacttgtctttcccaaatgagttgtgatcattttggcatgtaaatcacaaaatcaaagatgtgaaaacgtttgataaactttattttgacataaacacaacaataaccagctTCTGTGAACTAAAAATGTAAACTTATAGCCACgtacaaatgtatatttttttaaaaaaaaagcttttagaagGTACAACTGAAGATCAtcttgtcaggaggaggaggaggaggaggaggatgcacAGCGGCCGCACAGCCCACCGCACAGCCGGGGGCACCCGGGGGAAGCTCTGCAGCCCGCGCGCAGCCAGACCACACGGGCCCGGGTGCAGCCACGGGACCAGCCCTTCCTGCACCTTCAGGCGGGGGGGGttcaggatgctggagagggagatgggctctctaacctccgggttaaaataaaattgaataactTACAATGTGTTGACAGCGTTACTCCCGTGCGCGCgcactctgtctttctctctcgcagtctcactctgtttcttttcttttgacttttctaagatgacagatgctgaatatatactccctatctgatgctgtggctgtttgtggctgagagggatgtgaactcattagtttgcagctgtgttaatcaaatcaggttgggtttccattacgcgtgccaaacgtgccaaacggtgccaatcccctttgatctgacatcagatgtgacgggacagtcgatatagagatacatttatcgtctcctcagctgtaaaacgctcactctttccagttggtaagtccgccatctaactagctccagcctgcaaccctttgctgcgtgtcagtgcccattctctctctgtctccccatttcacacactgtcctgtcaattaaaggcaaaaagcccagaaaaataatctttaaaaaaacattctctttcatgtctccatctgctggtgggtcatcgtgataagagtatgcatgcataatatgatgttaattccactacagaacagacttgatgatcactaaaagtAAATGGGGCAAAAAGTAAATATAGTGATATCGATATCgaccaaataagttgttataaaTTGGCATATAGGATACTGGCAAAAAACCCAATAACGCGCATCCCTAGTTAATTAACATCGCTGAAcatgagagctgctggtctaccactgcctccatcagttagtgtgtctgtgtttcaccaaagttgtgtgtgagtttgtaaacagatgttttgagaTAGTTTTGTTGTTCTTAAATATGGACCCCTATGcgttcaattcatcaagaatatttCTCCATttctggattctttgttcaccatggaggcatgtgagaaaaaaaccACTGAGCTCATTCTAGTGTGCTCTTCAGAAGATGAAAGTGTCTACAGATAAAAACCTGTTGTCTCTTCTTCACCCTCCCTTTCCAGTGACTATCTGTCCAACAAAACCTACTGGACGTTGTGTTTAGAGCCGCAGGGCGTGGTGTCCTGgcatctctctctgttctctgtgCTGCTGGTCATGGGTTTGATCCAGATGGCACTGTGCGCTGTGCAAGTGGTGAACGGCCTGCTGGGATGTCTGTGTGGGGACTGCTGtggctgctgtggaggggtcagtgTGTAGTCTGAGACGATATGACTTCAGATGAGTTTATTTGTTAGAAGGATTGGATAAATTTGAAGGGAACTTCAACATTTCTGATATTATTATTCCTCTTATTCTCAttctcattcttcttcttcttcttattattattattattagtagtagtagtagtagtagtagtagtagtagtatgtGAAACTGTAGCAGCAGTGAAAAGCCCTAAAATGACAGACATGAAAGAAACATTGGTGACATAATAGATATTTTATTGTTATAACACTATTTTATCTGCTGTAGTCTTTGTCAGAATTAAGAACTTTGatcttgatttattttacttttacctggttaaatacaggaaaaggagaagaagactatgatgaagatgatgatgatgaaccaaaaaatatattagtaattattaatatgaaaaataaaacaatagcTGTAGGCTTTTAATTTGTGAGTCTCTGACAGTaagttgtgtgttttattttttaaagcatcCCTACCTGTTAAAACCCTTAACCAGATTCTTCCTAATAAttagaattaaataaatataccGTTTATTGCCCATTTAATTCCAGAGTTAGATGATAAATTGAAGTTATCTGACATTAGCTCCAGTGAATTATGCAGCTGCTTATAACTTGATTATTGGTGTTAGTAAACAGAGATGAATCACACCTTCAGAGTAAACCAcattaaaaatgttgatgttgtttgtctttcagAGCGATGGAGCCGTCTGAGCACTTCCTGCAGCCGTGACAGTCTGCAGGCGGctgtttcctgtatttattCTAATAATAGAGGGTGACAGGTAGTTTCTCACTTCGTGCCATTTAGCATTAAGTTTTTTTCACAAGAGCTCATTGATTACATTGTGTTTACTATCTGACAACACTGGTGAAATGACAGAGCTCTACTTTACAGGGTTTCTTTACTTACTCTCTACCACACACTAATGACTCCATCCTCTCATTGTTAAATCTGAATGTGCATTTTTGGCTCTTTACTGTCATACACTGACCACTGCAGTTAATAATTTTCCTCCtgttatataaaatatatagacTACAGTATGTAACCGTTTTTACAGCTAAATCACTAATGGAAtatcttatttttatatatgtatgaaaAGCAGATGGGGCCATGGGACAGAATAAGACcttgctgctgctttatatATTCTTTTTCTAATTTAATCAAACTCAACAACCTGTTAATAAAATAAGTTTTAATAGTTTCTCCTATCAGATATTTCTGTTGTATGACTGCCCCCTGCTGGGCACTTTGGTTGTTGTAAGCATGAGGTTAAAAAGTCATAGACAGACCTACATGATCTACACCATCAATACAAATCTTTACCTTGTACGTCTCATTAACAGAGGTTGTTATTAGAATATAATGTACAGTTTGTTGTTACCAGTGGTTATAACAAATGTATTGTAATATCTCTCCACACTCAAATCTTTGGCCTCTCAGTCAGCTGTGTTGCTGAAAGACTTATTCTTTAACACTACTCACTGTAGGCACTGATGTGACGGCCATTGggctttttttcacttttcttttgtGCACACTTAGATATGTGGGCCTTCTCATGAGGCACTCACTTGTCGGCTGTGTCATTAAAATATATCTTTCTCTAAGTCTGTGAATGACTGATCTCATTTCATGATGCTTAAATGATTGCTGAAGAATACGTACTTTTAATAACCTCTGCCAACAGGTCATGTACAACAGAAAAAAGTCAATTATGGCTGTTAATTGAAATTTGAAGATCCATGAACTTTCTGACCTACAGCTGCAGCCCCAAGTTATCCAGACATGGCCTCAGGTGATGACAGCCAACATGACAGCATGTTACTGTATACTGATGTTCTAAATGTCACATTGTGGCCTGATGAGATGAAGAAAGAAATCTTCACAGTTACTCTTAAGAGGCTGATTACATGCAACGTAGTTTATTTGTGCTAAAATGACAAGTGAGAGCAGTCTATGACACTGTGTCAGTGTCACAGTGGCAGCAGGCTGAGAATGCCCAGATGTCCTTTTCCTTTGGCCACATCTTCCTGGTCTGTTTCCAGATATTTAAATTGCAGACCCCCTCCCTGAGAAAGACCTTATATTGCTAAAGACATGGCAGGGCTATTCCAGTTGTTGTTTTGACTCATTTTCACACTTGGAATTTCATTATAGCTTTTAAGGGATtatgattttgaaaaaaaagatacCCACTTC is part of the Epinephelus moara isolate mb chromosome 10, YSFRI_EMoa_1.0, whole genome shotgun sequence genome and harbors:
- the tm4sf4 gene encoding transmembrane 4 L6 family member 4; amino-acid sequence: MCSGGFAKCLGISLMPLSIVCVLCNILLFFPGGKSVVSEHITQEVWYFGGILGSGVLMIFPALVFLGLKNNDCCGCCGNESCGRRFAMLSSILFAAVGVVGAGYSVIVSAVAINHGPRCMFSFNETVKIWDTPFSNGDYLSNKTYWTLCLEPQGVVSWHLSLFSVLLVMGLIQMALCAVQVVNGLLGCLCGDCCGCCGGSDGAV